The Mycobacteriales bacterium genome has a window encoding:
- a CDS encoding PadR family transcriptional regulator translates to MHTHTTQNRQGHPDRHPHRHGPFGREFGPGVDRGEREDRRGRHGGFGRLPGFPPTPGGPGPGFGPGMGPGPGFGPGMRPGPGRGRHRGRGARRGDVRAAVLALLIERPMHGYELIQQIEERSGGVWRPSPGSIYPTLQLLADEGLVSGDETGGRRLFTLTDAGREEDAKHEGQSPFTQERDETFEVAHQFREEMAQLGMAVWQVAQVGTEAQRTEILGVLAEARRRAYQLLADGGSEDSAAPDPAPAE, encoded by the coding sequence ATGCACACCCACACCACACAGAACCGGCAGGGTCACCCTGACCGGCATCCGCACCGGCACGGGCCGTTCGGTCGCGAGTTCGGTCCCGGCGTCGACCGGGGCGAGCGCGAGGACCGGCGCGGCCGGCACGGCGGGTTCGGGCGCCTGCCCGGCTTCCCGCCGACCCCAGGAGGCCCCGGCCCCGGCTTCGGCCCGGGCATGGGCCCGGGTCCGGGCTTCGGTCCGGGCATGCGTCCGGGTCCCGGACGCGGCCGGCACCGCGGTCGCGGCGCCCGCCGCGGCGACGTCCGGGCCGCCGTGCTCGCGCTGCTCATCGAGCGGCCGATGCACGGGTACGAGCTCATCCAGCAGATCGAGGAGCGGTCCGGCGGCGTCTGGCGGCCGAGCCCGGGCTCGATCTATCCGACCCTCCAGCTGCTCGCGGACGAGGGTCTGGTCTCCGGCGACGAGACCGGCGGGCGGCGGCTGTTCACGCTGACCGACGCCGGCCGCGAGGAGGACGCCAAGCACGAGGGCCAGTCGCCCTTCACCCAGGAGCGGGACGAGACCTTCGAGGTCGCGCACCAGTTCCGGGAGGAGATGGCGCAGCTCGGGATGGCGGTCTGGCAGGTCGCCCAGGTGGGCACCGAGGCGCAGCGCACCGAGATCCTCGGGGTGCTGGCCGAGGCTCGGCGGCGGGCCTACCAGCTGCTGGCCGACGGCGGGTCCGAGGACTCCGCCGCGCCCGACCCCGCCCCGGCGGAGTGA
- a CDS encoding MFS transporter — MSTVADGGSGAQLDPLRWRALGTCVCALYITLLDVSIVNVALFSIGRDTGAGPAQLQWVVSGYALAFGMVPIIAGRLGDDRGRRLLLLIGIAAFVVFSAAVGLAPNPTVLVAGRVLQGLAGGLLNPQVSGLVQQLFPRWERGRAFGVIGTAVGVATATGPVLGGVILALGGDRYGWRLCFLINVPIGIVAFVLCRLWLPAPGRRDGPARALDLPGAALLAAGVFVLLLPAVQYDANHDPRLAVLLVPAVALLAAFYLWERGPAKRRGHPLIDLDLFRISSYSDGIWLAILFFCAYTGTPLVLALFLQQGLGFSPLQAGLTSSAYAVGVTVAAPIAGRLLPRMGSRVLVDGLVLFTLGVAASGLTGLLAAGRVWPTGVALLLLVPLLVSGLGGGSVITPNQALSLADVDAAGGSTAGGTLQTSQRIGNAIGAAVISAVFYASSRSPGPDPAASYGQAYGLALGVSVLFGLAAIGLALRGSRHGRSL, encoded by the coding sequence GTGAGCACAGTGGCGGACGGCGGGTCGGGCGCGCAGCTCGACCCCCTCCGCTGGCGGGCGCTGGGCACCTGCGTCTGCGCGCTCTACATCACGCTGCTGGACGTCAGCATCGTCAACGTCGCGCTGTTCTCCATCGGCCGGGACACCGGGGCCGGGCCGGCGCAGCTGCAGTGGGTCGTCTCCGGGTACGCGCTGGCGTTCGGGATGGTGCCGATCATCGCCGGCCGGCTCGGCGACGACCGCGGCCGGCGGCTGCTGCTGCTGATCGGGATCGCCGCGTTCGTCGTCTTCAGCGCCGCGGTCGGGCTGGCCCCGAACCCCACCGTGCTGGTGGCCGGGCGGGTGCTGCAGGGGCTGGCCGGCGGGCTGCTCAACCCGCAGGTGTCCGGGCTGGTGCAGCAGCTGTTCCCGCGCTGGGAACGCGGCCGGGCCTTCGGCGTCATCGGCACCGCGGTCGGCGTCGCGACCGCGACCGGACCGGTGCTCGGCGGGGTGATCCTCGCCCTCGGCGGCGACCGGTACGGCTGGCGGCTCTGCTTCCTCATCAACGTGCCGATCGGGATCGTCGCGTTCGTGCTCTGCCGGCTCTGGCTGCCCGCGCCGGGCCGGCGGGACGGGCCGGCCCGGGCCCTGGACCTGCCGGGCGCGGCGCTGCTGGCGGCCGGGGTGTTCGTGCTGCTGTTGCCGGCGGTCCAGTACGACGCCAACCACGACCCGCGGCTGGCGGTGCTGCTGGTGCCGGCGGTGGCCCTGCTGGCCGCCTTCTACCTCTGGGAGCGCGGGCCGGCCAAGCGCCGCGGGCACCCGCTGATCGACCTCGACCTGTTCCGCATCTCCTCGTACTCGGACGGGATCTGGCTGGCGATCCTGTTCTTCTGCGCCTACACGGGGACGCCGCTGGTGCTGGCGCTGTTCCTGCAGCAGGGGCTGGGGTTCTCGCCGTTGCAGGCCGGGCTGACGTCCTCGGCGTACGCGGTCGGGGTGACGGTCGCGGCGCCGATCGCCGGCCGGTTGCTGCCCCGGATGGGATCGCGGGTGCTCGTCGACGGGCTGGTGCTGTTCACCCTCGGCGTGGCCGCATCCGGGCTGACCGGGCTGCTCGCGGCCGGCCGGGTCTGGCCGACCGGGGTGGCGTTGCTGCTGCTGGTGCCGCTGCTGGTCTCCGGGCTCGGCGGCGGCAGCGTGATCACCCCGAACCAGGCGCTCTCGCTGGCCGACGTCGACGCCGCCGGCGGCTCGACCGCGGGCGGCACGCTGCAGACGTCACAGCGGATCGGCAACGCGATCGGGGCCGCGGTCATCAGCGCGGTCTTCTACGCCTCGTCCCGCTCCCCCGGGCCGGATCCCGCCGCGTCGTACGGGCAGGCGTACGGGCTGGCGCTCGGGGTGTCCGTCCTCTTCGGACTCGCCGCCATCGGGTTGGCCCTCCGCGGCTCCCGCCACGGCCGCTCGCTCTAG
- a CDS encoding nucleoside deaminase, giving the protein MLAVAVEEARAGLAEGGIPIGAAVFGPGGELLGRGHNRRVQDDDPSVHGETAAFRAAGRQPTYRGTTMVTTLSPCWYCSGLIRQFGISRLVVGETRTFTGQHEWLASAGVDVTLVDDPECVRMMEEFIAARPELWFEDIGVDPGFAGP; this is encoded by the coding sequence ATGCTGGCCGTCGCCGTCGAGGAGGCCCGGGCCGGGCTGGCCGAGGGCGGCATCCCCATCGGCGCCGCGGTGTTCGGCCCCGGCGGCGAGCTGCTCGGCCGCGGCCACAACCGCCGGGTCCAGGACGACGACCCGTCCGTGCACGGCGAGACCGCCGCGTTCCGGGCCGCCGGCCGGCAGCCGACGTACCGCGGCACGACGATGGTGACGACGCTCTCGCCCTGCTGGTACTGCAGCGGGCTGATCCGGCAGTTCGGCATCTCCCGGCTCGTCGTGGGCGAGACCCGGACGTTCACCGGGCAGCACGAGTGGCTGGCGTCCGCGGGTGTCGACGTCACGCTCGTCGACGACCCGGAGTGCGTCCGCATGATGGAGGAGTTCATCGCCGCGCGGCCCGAGCTCTGGTTCGAGGACATCGGGGTCGACCCGGGCTTTGCCGGGCCTTGA